The genomic window CGCTTCAAACATGCCCTTCTCATCTGCCACATTGTATTCCTCGAATTCATTCGAAAAATTAGCAACAGCAATCTTATCTTCTTTTAAATGATTTACATCTACCGTTGTTCCTGCAGGTAAGACAGCTCTAAACCCATTCGGTAATACATCTTGAAGCGGGCCATCTGCAACAAGATACTCTAACGATTGCTTCATAGTACTATCTGTTTTAGGAAGTTCGATTGTTTGCGGTACGACCATACCATTACTATCGAATAAGTAAAGTTGACGCAGGTTTTGCGCTTCTGGATCTTGATCAGGCGTTTGCTCAGCATCCGCTTCATTGTTCTCGTCTGTATCCTTATTTTCCTCAGCATCCGATTCCTCTTCAGAATCTTCTTCATCTGCTTCACTCAAGGAAGGATCCGTTTCTTCCGTTTCGTTTGTGTACGTGATTTCCGGATCATCTAAACTTACAGGCTCATCCGCTCCAGTTGAACACCCTACTGCTAATGTAAGTGTGACAATAAGTGGCGCACTGATTCCAACTAATTTCCGCATTGCTTTCCCTCCCAGAATGGTTGTACTTCCATGTATACGAGCCTACTGTTCGGTTTAGACCAGCTTGTTCAAGAAAATAAAAAAAACGCTCTTAAAAGAGCGCTTTTTTTAACCATATCTTTCAGAAGCGACTAGGAACGTACCGGGAGCTTTTCCCCTAGCACGTCTAAGCGCTCTTGATGCTGTTCTGGCGAGAGCTGCTGTTCCTTGACATATAAATTTCTCGGATGCACACGGCATTCAGGTGTACAGCCGCGTAAATATTTATGCTCATTATCTTCAGAAGCAAGGATCTGTTTATTACATTCTGGATTTGCACAATTCACGTACCGTTCGCAAGGCTGTCCATCAAAATAATCTTTTCCAATTACTTTCGGATCAACTTGATTAATTGGGACCGTTAAACGTTCGTCAAAAACGTAGCACTGTCCGTCCCATAATTCTCCTTGGACTTCTGGGTCTTTTCCGTATGTCACAATCCCACCATGAAGTTGAGACACATCTTCAAAGCCCTCTTGCTTTAACCACCCAGAGAATTTTTCACAGCGAATGCCACCCGTACAGTAGGTTAAAATCTTTTTGTCTTCAAATTGCTCTTTGTTTTCACGAATCCATTCTGGTAGCTCTCTAAACGTTTTTATATCTGGCCGTACGGCACCTCTAAAATGACCTACATCATATTCATAGTCATTTCGAGCATCAATAACAACTGTATTCTCTTGCTGCATCGCTTCTTTCCACTCAGCAGGAGATAGATAATTCCCTGTCACTTCAAGGGGATTAACATCATCTTCATGCAACCTCAACGTTACAAGTTCTTCGCGCGGTCGTACATGCATTTTCTTAAAGACATGCATTTCTTCAAAATCCTCTTTAAACACAATTCCTTCAAAGAGCGGATTTGACTCAAGCGCCTGTTTATATTGATCGGTTTGCTCTTTTAAGCCAGACACCGTTCCGTTGATCCCTTCCGTCGCAACAAGAATGCGGCCTTTTAAATCTAAACTTTTACAAAATGCTAAATGATCAATCGCGAATTGCTCCGGATCCTCAATGGTTGTGTAATGATAGTACAACAATACACGGTATTCTTTTTCCATGTTCACCTATCTCCTTATATTTGCAAGATACAATTTGCAGGTGGCTTACCTCAATTTACATCTGTGCTACTTTTATTCCACTCCATATTATACAAAAATATCACCAAATGTCTAGCTTGCAAAAAAAAGCTGCCCCGTCAAGGTTTAGTAAGCAACCTTACAGGACAGCATCTATTGAATGTATTTATTCAACGCCGAAAAATGCTTCAGCTTTCTTTAAGTATTTTTCGTCTTCAGGTGCCATTTCGTACTCCTCAACAATCGCATCTACCGGGCAAACTCCTTGGCAAGCACCACAATCGATACAAATATCCGGATTAATGTAGTATTGATCTTCTCCCTCTTCAATACAATCTACAGGACAAA from Shouchella hunanensis includes these protein-coding regions:
- a CDS encoding rhodanese-related sulfurtransferase, whose protein sequence is MEKEYRVLLYYHYTTIEDPEQFAIDHLAFCKSLDLKGRILVATEGINGTVSGLKEQTDQYKQALESNPLFEGIVFKEDFEEMHVFKKMHVRPREELVTLRLHEDDVNPLEVTGNYLSPAEWKEAMQQENTVVIDARNDYEYDVGHFRGAVRPDIKTFRELPEWIRENKEQFEDKKILTYCTGGIRCEKFSGWLKQEGFEDVSQLHGGIVTYGKDPEVQGELWDGQCYVFDERLTVPINQVDPKVIGKDYFDGQPCERYVNCANPECNKQILASEDNEHKYLRGCTPECRVHPRNLYVKEQQLSPEQHQERLDVLGEKLPVRS
- a CDS encoding DUF362 domain-containing protein, whose product is MAFVILSPCIGEKAGECVDVCPVDCIEEGEDQYYINPDICIDCGACQGVCPVDAIVEEYEMAPEDEKYLKKAEAFFGVE